In Vagococcus hydrophili, one DNA window encodes the following:
- a CDS encoding glucosamine-6-phosphate deaminase, with amino-acid sequence MKIIKVTNQVEGGKAAFDIIKNEMVAGNVKTLGLATGSTPETLYQEIVASDLDFTDMNSVNLDEYVGLEASNDQSYHYFMKKHLFEAKPFKNNYLPDGTTSDAKKECARYDQVIAENPIDIQILGIGENAHIGFNEPGSSFEGTTSEVKLTESTIAANSRNFAKKEDVPTHAYSMGIKSIMQSKKIILLAYGEKKAEAIFNSLQGPVTEDVPGSALQNHSDVIIIVDEAAAKLLK; translated from the coding sequence ATGAAAATAATTAAAGTAACTAATCAAGTTGAAGGTGGAAAAGCCGCTTTTGATATTATAAAAAATGAAATGGTTGCAGGAAATGTTAAAACATTAGGTTTAGCAACAGGTAGTACGCCAGAAACTTTATACCAAGAAATTGTTGCCAGTGATTTAGATTTTACTGACATGAACTCAGTCAACTTAGATGAATATGTTGGTTTAGAAGCTAGTAACGATCAAAGTTACCACTACTTTATGAAGAAACATTTATTTGAAGCAAAACCTTTTAAGAATAATTATTTACCAGATGGAACCACATCTGATGCTAAAAAAGAATGTGCGCGATACGATCAAGTGATTGCAGAAAATCCAATTGATATTCAAATCTTAGGAATTGGTGAAAATGCACATATTGGATTTAACGAACCAGGTTCTTCATTTGAGGGAACAACAAGCGAAGTGAAATTAACAGAATCAACAATCGCTGCAAACAGTCGTAACTTTGCTAAAAAAGAAGATGTTCCTACTCATGCCTATTCAATGGGAATTAAATCAATTATGCAATCTAAAAAGATTATTTTACTAGCGTATGGTGAGAAAAAAGCAGAAGCTATTTTCAATAGTTTACAAGGTCCTGTGACAGAAGATGTTCCAGGGAGCGCTCTTCAAAATCATTCAGATGTCATCATCATTGTTGATGAAGCAGCTGCAAAATTATTGAAATAA
- the abc-f gene encoding ribosomal protection-like ABC-F family protein, with protein MLQINQVTKSMFGNTLFKKATIQINDGQKIALVGDNGSGKSTLLKIIAGIEGVDSGSISISKNQEISYLEQQSIVTTEETVYDYIYNGQEAIKKLAYQLTNLESRLSDPEEKELEKVMDRYGKIQEEFIEKDGYVIEELIKSIATGLKIESLLYRSIAELSGGQQTLAKLARCLLENKEILLLDEPTNHLDVDGLNWLENHLKHSKQTVIIVSHDRFFLDEVAERVLLIDHQKINSYVGNYTKFKELREAELIEQQKNFLIQQKEIKQTEDAIRRFRHWGAISDNEKHFKKAKRLEANLEKMDKVDSPQNPKQIAASQGFKEEKRSGKEVIQLKEVSKSFGDKQIFSNINLTIYRQDHLAILGANGSGKSTLIKSIIGMEEISSGEIKIGNSVEIGYLSQVITYKFEYQTVLDYFKEHVDVFEEDARRILSYFKFFKEDVFKKVSNLSGGEKVRLELACLMNQPVNCLILDEPTNHLDIQTREWLEEQLLSFEGTLIMVSHDRYFIKKLANRSLEIEKMK; from the coding sequence ATGTTACAAATCAACCAAGTTACTAAATCAATGTTTGGAAATACATTATTTAAAAAAGCAACGATTCAAATTAATGACGGTCAAAAAATCGCTTTAGTGGGAGATAATGGATCCGGGAAATCAACATTGCTAAAAATTATCGCAGGAATTGAAGGCGTTGATAGTGGTTCAATTTCGATTTCTAAAAATCAAGAAATTAGTTATTTAGAACAACAAAGTATTGTAACGACTGAAGAAACAGTTTATGACTATATTTATAATGGTCAAGAAGCAATTAAAAAGTTAGCCTATCAATTAACCAACTTAGAAAGTCGATTATCAGATCCAGAAGAAAAAGAACTAGAAAAGGTCATGGATCGATATGGAAAAATTCAAGAGGAATTCATTGAAAAAGATGGCTATGTCATTGAAGAGCTAATTAAGAGTATTGCAACAGGTTTGAAAATTGAATCGCTGCTGTATCGCTCGATTGCAGAGTTAAGCGGTGGACAACAGACATTAGCAAAATTAGCTAGATGCCTACTTGAAAATAAAGAAATCCTATTATTAGATGAACCGACTAACCATTTAGATGTGGACGGGCTTAATTGGTTAGAGAACCATTTAAAACATAGTAAACAAACAGTCATTATTGTTTCCCATGATCGTTTCTTTTTAGATGAAGTAGCAGAAAGAGTCTTATTAATTGATCATCAAAAAATTAATAGCTATGTAGGTAACTATACAAAATTTAAGGAATTGAGGGAAGCTGAACTAATCGAACAGCAAAAAAACTTCCTCATTCAGCAAAAGGAAATTAAACAAACTGAAGATGCTATTCGACGATTCAGACACTGGGGTGCTATTAGTGATAATGAAAAACACTTTAAAAAGGCAAAGCGATTAGAAGCGAATTTAGAAAAAATGGATAAAGTTGATTCCCCTCAAAATCCAAAACAAATTGCTGCTAGTCAGGGATTCAAAGAAGAGAAACGTTCAGGTAAAGAAGTAATTCAGTTAAAAGAGGTAAGTAAATCTTTTGGTGATAAACAAATTTTCTCAAACATTAATTTAACAATTTACCGTCAAGATCATTTAGCGATTTTAGGAGCAAATGGATCGGGTAAATCAACGTTGATTAAAAGTATTATTGGTATGGAAGAAATTAGTTCAGGAGAAATAAAAATAGGGAATAGCGTTGAAATTGGCTATCTCTCACAAGTAATAACTTATAAATTTGAGTATCAAACAGTTCTTGATTATTTTAAAGAACATGTGGATGTGTTTGAGGAAGATGCGAGACGAATTTTATCCTACTTCAAATTCTTTAAGGAAGATGTCTTTAAAAAGGTATCTAATCTGAGTGGTGGTGAGAAAGTTCGACTTGAATTAGCTTGTTTAATGAATCAACCCGTAAACTGTTTAATTTTAGATGAACCGACAAACCATTTAGATATTCAAACAAGAGAATGGCTAGAAGAGCAGCTACTTAGTTTTGAAGGTACTTTAATTATGGTTAGTCATGACAGATATTTTATTAAAAAATTAGCTAATAGAAGCTTAGAAATTGAAAAAATGAAGTAA
- the ccpA gene encoding catabolite control protein A, producing MEKQTITIYDVAREAAVSMATVSRVVNGNPNVKPATRKKVLEVIDRLDYRPNAVARGLASKRTTTVGVIIPDVSNAYFASLARGIDDVATMYKYNIILANSDGDDKKEISVLNTLLAKQVDGVIFMGHHLTEEIRGEFSRSKTPVVLAGSIDPDDQVGSVNIDYKEATKDATTKLIKSGNKKVAFVSGSLLDPINGVYRLNGYKEALKENGLTFNEGLVFESEYSYKAGLKLHDRMANSGATAAVVADDELAVGLLNSLTDNGISVPSEFEIITSNNSLFSDIARPSVSSISQPLYDIGAVSMRLLTKLMNKEDIDEKTVILPYGLIEKGSTK from the coding sequence ATGGAAAAACAAACTATCACTATTTATGATGTGGCTCGTGAAGCTGCAGTTTCAATGGCAACCGTATCACGTGTTGTTAACGGCAATCCTAACGTTAAACCAGCAACAAGAAAGAAAGTTTTAGAAGTAATTGATCGTCTTGATTATCGTCCAAATGCTGTCGCTCGTGGTTTAGCAAGTAAACGTACAACAACAGTCGGTGTTATTATTCCAGATGTAAGTAATGCTTACTTTGCGTCACTTGCTCGTGGGATTGATGATGTAGCGACTATGTACAAATATAACATTATCTTAGCTAACTCAGATGGCGATGATAAAAAAGAAATCAGCGTATTAAATACGTTATTAGCAAAACAAGTAGATGGTGTTATTTTTATGGGACATCATTTAACAGAGGAAATTCGTGGGGAGTTTTCACGCTCTAAAACACCTGTTGTTTTAGCGGGTTCAATTGATCCTGATGATCAAGTTGGTTCGGTTAATATCGATTATAAAGAAGCTACTAAAGATGCGACAACTAAATTAATCAAATCTGGTAATAAAAAAGTAGCCTTTGTTTCAGGGTCACTTTTAGATCCAATCAATGGTGTTTACCGTTTAAATGGTTATAAAGAAGCCTTAAAAGAAAACGGACTAACATTTAACGAAGGATTAGTTTTTGAATCTGAATATAGCTATAAAGCTGGTTTAAAATTACACGATCGTATGGCAAATAGCGGAGCAACTGCTGCGGTTGTTGCTGATGACGAATTAGCTGTGGGCTTATTAAACAGCTTAACAGACAACGGTATTAGCGTTCCTAGTGAGTTTGAAATCATTACAAGTAATAACTCATTATTTAGTGATATCGCTCGTCCAAGCGTTTCTAGTATTTCTCAACCTCTATATGATATCGGTGCGGTGTCAATGCGTTTATTAACAAAATTAATGAACAAAGAAGATATTGATGAAAAAACAGTTATCTTGCCTTACGGATTAATCGAAAAAGGTTCAACTAAATAA
- a CDS encoding YtxH domain-containing protein: MSKKSNGFLVGAVIGGAAAAAAALLLTPKSGKKMREDLIDQLDGVSEGKASELAGIAQVRGNEISDFAKQKKDEYSWVGDKVSTHVDQAKATSSDLLEGLKDKTADIQDDFKRTSSEVRGKVNDLTHDDIILKDENISEDLYSALENNEK, encoded by the coding sequence ATGTCAAAAAAATCAAATGGCTTTTTAGTAGGAGCAGTTATCGGTGGAGCCGCAGCGGCAGCCGCTGCATTACTATTAACACCAAAAAGTGGTAAAAAGATGAGAGAAGATTTAATCGATCAATTAGATGGCGTTTCAGAAGGTAAAGCAAGTGAATTAGCAGGAATTGCTCAAGTAAGAGGAAATGAAATTAGTGATTTTGCTAAACAAAAAAAAGATGAATATAGCTGGGTAGGCGATAAAGTATCAACACATGTTGATCAAGCCAAAGCAACTTCAAGCGATCTTTTAGAAGGCTTAAAAGATAAAACAGCTGACATTCAAGATGATTTTAAAAGAACGTCATCTGAAGTGAGAGGCAAAGTAAACGACCTAACTCACGATGATATTATTTTAAAAGATGAAAATATTTCAGAAGATTTATACTCAGCACTTGAAAATAATGAAAAATAG
- a CDS encoding DUF948 domain-containing protein: MSGMEIAALIAAVAFVVLVIVIVFFLLQLNKVITESTEKVNRILDKTNKTVSVLTKDVDILLRQSEEMLVTGNELLTDVTKKVETIDPLFQAVADLSESVSELNASSKSLLVKVGDAGKTAATATIVGKAAQSAAHLFKKK, from the coding sequence ATGTCAGGTATGGAAATTGCAGCGCTAATTGCCGCTGTCGCATTCGTTGTTTTAGTCATAGTTATTGTATTTTTCTTACTGCAGTTGAATAAAGTTATCACAGAATCAACTGAAAAAGTGAACCGAATTTTAGATAAAACAAATAAAACTGTTAGTGTGTTAACAAAAGATGTGGATATTCTTTTAAGACAAAGTGAAGAGATGTTAGTAACAGGTAACGAGCTTTTGACTGATGTAACGAAGAAAGTTGAAACCATTGATCCGTTATTCCAAGCAGTTGCAGATTTAAGCGAAAGTGTCTCAGAACTAAACGCGTCAAGTAAGAGTCTCCTAGTTAAAGTTGGAGATGCAGGGAAAACTGCAGCAACAGCTACAATCGTAGGAAAAGCAGCTCAAAGTGCAGCGCATTTATTTAAAAAGAAATAA
- a CDS encoding mechanosensitive ion channel family protein, translating into MQETTSSTQLEITKQTKNGLRVFQNFWNDLDWEKIISSVIYKAVLIILMCVILIIVRKIVLKLIEKSFKNYRKKEAYSEGRLNTLETLAKNFFQYFLFFVIIYSILTIIGIPVGSLIAGAGIAGVAIGLGAQGFINDVITGFFIIYERQLDVGDHVILNTVEGVVEQVGLRTTQVKSFNGTMNYIPNRQILVVSNLSRGNQQVLIDIRVNPDEDIEKVKRIMNQINEELAINMPEVRSDPNILGLTTLPNGTFAVRCVLYAVAGSQVMVKTALTTAYVEALTNEGVTIPSTPLNLSV; encoded by the coding sequence ATGCAAGAAACAACATCAAGCACTCAATTAGAGATTACTAAACAAACAAAAAACGGTCTTCGTGTATTCCAAAATTTTTGGAATGATTTAGATTGGGAAAAAATAATTTCATCCGTGATCTACAAAGCTGTTTTAATTATTTTAATGTGTGTCATTCTAATCATTGTTCGGAAAATTGTTTTAAAATTAATCGAAAAATCATTTAAAAACTACCGTAAAAAAGAAGCTTATAGTGAAGGTCGCTTAAATACCTTAGAAACACTAGCTAAGAATTTTTTTCAATATTTTTTATTTTTCGTGATTATTTATTCCATCTTAACCATAATTGGCATTCCTGTTGGCTCTCTTATTGCAGGGGCTGGAATTGCTGGGGTAGCCATCGGTCTTGGTGCTCAAGGTTTCATTAATGATGTGATTACAGGTTTTTTCATCATTTACGAACGTCAATTAGATGTTGGAGACCACGTGATCCTTAATACAGTTGAAGGGGTTGTGGAGCAGGTAGGACTAAGAACAACTCAGGTCAAAAGCTTTAATGGCACAATGAATTACATTCCCAATAGGCAGATACTAGTTGTGAGTAACTTGTCTCGAGGAAATCAACAAGTTTTAATTGATATTCGCGTCAATCCTGACGAAGATATTGAAAAAGTTAAACGAATTATGAATCAAATCAACGAGGAACTAGCCATTAACATGCCAGAAGTTCGATCTGATCCTAACATTTTAGGTTTAACAACACTACCTAACGGAACTTTCGCTGTTAGATGCGTTCTCTATGCTGTTGCAGGATCACAAGTGATGGTTAAAACAGCCCTCACAACTGCCTACGTAGAGGCTTTAACTAATGAAGGTGTGACGATTCCAAGCACACCTTTAAATTTAAGTGTTTAA
- a CDS encoding N-acetyldiaminopimelate deacetylase, which translates to MGWSEEEVVKIRRDLHQIPEIGLSEFQTHAYLMSKIKELPKNRIEVKTMETAITVRVKGTNPTKTIGWRTDIDGLPIKEETGLSYSSQTEGRMHACGHDFHMTIALGVLERVAESQLENDVLFFFQPAEENLSGAKIYYDNGFVGDESIDEMFGLHVAPHLVPKAIGTLDGTLFAGACRFIVTLKGKEGHAAFPHEANDMIVAASSFVQQVQTIISRNVDPMESSVITFGEFNAGIADNVVAGQAVLTGTIRSLTYEISTLTQSRMRDIAEGIARSFNCEVVLELDQKGYVPVVNNSKITQDFMDYFKEKQSVEFVEVKEAMTGEDFGYLLKQIPGLMFWLGVGSEYGLHHGKFNPDESVIFPAIKEISDYIKHRDCIR; encoded by the coding sequence ATGGGATGGTCGGAAGAAGAAGTCGTTAAAATCAGACGTGATTTGCATCAAATTCCAGAAATTGGGTTAAGTGAATTTCAAACCCACGCTTATTTAATGTCCAAAATTAAAGAATTACCTAAAAATAGAATTGAAGTAAAAACAATGGAAACAGCCATTACTGTTAGAGTCAAAGGCACAAATCCGACAAAAACAATTGGTTGGCGAACGGATATTGACGGTCTACCAATTAAAGAAGAGACAGGACTTTCTTATTCGTCACAAACAGAAGGTCGAATGCACGCGTGTGGTCACGATTTTCATATGACCATTGCTTTAGGTGTACTAGAAAGAGTCGCCGAGAGTCAGCTTGAAAATGATGTTTTGTTCTTTTTCCAACCCGCAGAAGAAAATCTTTCTGGGGCGAAAATTTATTACGATAATGGGTTTGTGGGAGATGAATCCATAGATGAAATGTTTGGCTTGCATGTTGCACCTCATTTAGTACCTAAGGCAATTGGAACACTTGATGGGACCTTGTTTGCAGGAGCTTGTCGCTTTATTGTGACTCTTAAAGGAAAAGAGGGACACGCGGCTTTCCCCCATGAAGCCAATGATATGATTGTGGCAGCATCTAGTTTCGTTCAACAAGTTCAAACAATTATTAGTCGAAATGTGGATCCAATGGAAAGCTCAGTGATTACGTTTGGTGAATTTAATGCAGGAATTGCTGATAATGTGGTAGCAGGTCAAGCTGTTTTAACAGGGACAATCAGGTCTTTAACCTATGAAATAAGCACGTTAACTCAAAGTAGAATGCGAGATATTGCTGAAGGTATTGCCAGATCATTTAATTGTGAAGTAGTACTTGAATTAGATCAAAAAGGGTATGTACCTGTAGTCAATAATTCTAAAATTACACAAGATTTCATGGATTACTTTAAAGAAAAACAATCAGTTGAGTTTGTTGAGGTTAAGGAAGCCATGACTGGCGAAGACTTTGGGTATCTACTTAAACAGATACCTGGTCTGATGTTTTGGTTAGGTGTAGGCAGTGAGTATGGCTTACATCACGGAAAATTCAATCCAGATGAATCAGTTATTTTCCCTGCAATCAAAGAAATCAGTGATTATATAAAACACCGTGATTGCATTAGATAA
- the cbpB gene encoding cyclic-di-AMP-binding protein CbpB, with product MIGNAVKSILLENEEHLLVDGDNVATLTDTNNLEHALLVLTNIGYSKIPVLNKEQQLVGLISLSHVVNEMFDTESINADRLADIKVADVMDTDVKSIQLPYNIERILNLLVDTNFIPVVNEKNEFLGIVTRKEILKSVNHLAHELEIKYDVYEKELLPNIKINLEGIEKNGMVGRRSR from the coding sequence ATGATAGGGAATGCTGTTAAAAGTATTTTATTAGAAAATGAAGAACATCTTTTAGTCGATGGAGACAATGTTGCAACCTTAACAGACACGAACAATCTTGAGCATGCACTACTTGTTTTGACAAATATTGGTTATAGCAAGATTCCAGTGTTAAATAAGGAACAACAGTTAGTTGGGCTGATTTCATTGTCACATGTTGTGAATGAAATGTTTGATACTGAATCAATTAATGCGGATCGATTGGCAGATATTAAAGTCGCTGATGTGATGGATACAGACGTTAAATCAATTCAATTACCTTATAACATAGAGCGAATTTTAAATTTATTAGTTGATACTAATTTTATTCCAGTTGTTAATGAAAAAAATGAATTCTTAGGGATTGTTACCAGAAAAGAAATCTTAAAATCCGTGAATCATTTGGCTCATGAGCTAGAAATTAAATACGATGTGTATGAAAAAGAATTGTTACCTAATATTAAAATAAATCTAGAAGGAATCGAAAAAAATGGGATGGTCGGAAGAAGAAGTCGTTAA
- a CDS encoding metallophosphoesterase has protein sequence MKYLVVSDNHGDRDVLVDIASEWSGKVAGMFHCGDSELEVTDELWQKYIVVKGNCDYDPKYDKECVIKTEDAVFYMTHGHLFNVNTSLTHLAMSAREKEATIAFYGHTHKLFAEMENGILFLNPGSISQPRGKYSDLKTYAMVDISDDTIKVTYHGRDHQVISELSSEFNK, from the coding sequence ATGAAGTATTTAGTAGTAAGTGATAATCATGGCGATCGTGACGTGTTGGTTGATATTGCGAGTGAATGGAGCGGAAAAGTTGCTGGCATGTTCCACTGTGGTGATTCTGAATTAGAAGTCACAGACGAGTTATGGCAAAAATATATAGTCGTTAAAGGCAATTGTGATTACGATCCAAAATATGATAAAGAATGCGTCATTAAGACAGAGGATGCCGTTTTTTACATGACACACGGTCATTTGTTTAATGTGAATACCAGTTTAACTCATTTAGCGATGTCTGCAAGAGAAAAAGAGGCAACGATTGCTTTTTATGGTCACACGCATAAATTATTTGCTGAAATGGAGAATGGTATTCTCTTTTTAAATCCAGGAAGCATCTCGCAACCAAGAGGAAAATACAGTGATTTGAAAACCTATGCCATGGTTGATATTTCAGATGACACGATAAAAGTGACTTATCATGGTCGTGACCACCAAGTAATTTCCGAACTTTCATCAGAATTTAATAAATAG
- the rph gene encoding ribonuclease PH codes for MRHDQRQNNEIRKVSIETDYLIHPEGSVLISFGQTKVIVNATIESSVPPFLRGSETGWVTAEYSMLPRATNTRNRRESSKGKLTGRTMEIQRLIGRSLRAVVDLEKLGERSIVVDCDVIQADGGTRTASITGAFVALKIAIDKLIASGELTGNPIKEHLAAISIGVLPNGEVVTDLNYVEDSSAFVDMNVIMTESGRLVEIQGTGEEATFTRDELNEMLDLGEASIKELIAIQKKSLQKKSIQPEVKKNTQKEILIATQNVGKAKEFEAIFKEKGYAIKTLLDYPDVPDVEETGKTFEENARLKAETIAEVFQCVVLADDSGLKVDALNGQPGVYSARYAGERKSDAANNAKLMHELYGVEGDKRSAQFHCTLVLAAPNQESLVVTGEVPGVIGTIPRGENGFGYDPLFFVPEFDKTMAELTSEEKNKVSHRAKAIENLAKVFDKWMEA; via the coding sequence ATGAGACATGATCAAAGACAAAATAATGAAATAAGAAAAGTAAGTATCGAGACAGATTATTTAATTCATCCAGAAGGCTCAGTTTTAATTAGTTTCGGTCAAACTAAAGTCATCGTAAATGCAACGATTGAGTCTTCTGTACCTCCTTTTTTAAGAGGATCTGAAACAGGTTGGGTAACTGCTGAATATAGCATGTTGCCACGTGCCACTAATACAAGAAATCGTCGTGAGAGTAGTAAAGGAAAATTAACAGGTCGTACGATGGAAATCCAACGTTTAATTGGTCGCTCGTTGCGCGCTGTGGTGGATCTAGAAAAATTAGGTGAAAGATCAATTGTTGTGGATTGTGATGTGATTCAAGCAGACGGAGGCACTCGAACTGCTAGTATTACAGGTGCTTTTGTTGCTCTAAAAATAGCTATTGATAAATTAATCGCTAGTGGTGAGTTAACTGGAAATCCAATCAAGGAACATTTAGCAGCCATTAGTATTGGGGTTTTACCAAACGGAGAAGTTGTGACAGATTTGAATTACGTAGAAGATTCAAGTGCTTTCGTTGATATGAATGTGATCATGACTGAATCTGGTCGTTTGGTTGAAATTCAAGGAACTGGTGAAGAAGCAACCTTTACACGTGATGAATTAAATGAAATGTTGGATTTAGGTGAAGCGTCAATTAAAGAACTAATCGCGATTCAAAAGAAAAGTCTACAAAAAAAATCAATCCAACCAGAAGTGAAAAAAAATACGCAAAAAGAAATTTTAATTGCTACTCAAAATGTTGGTAAAGCAAAAGAATTTGAAGCTATTTTTAAAGAAAAAGGTTATGCCATAAAAACTTTATTAGATTATCCAGATGTTCCTGATGTAGAAGAAACAGGTAAAACCTTTGAAGAGAATGCGCGTTTGAAAGCTGAAACAATCGCTGAAGTCTTCCAATGTGTGGTTTTAGCAGATGATTCAGGATTAAAAGTGGACGCACTTAATGGTCAACCAGGTGTTTACTCAGCAAGATATGCGGGTGAAAGAAAAAGTGATGCAGCGAATAATGCCAAATTGATGCATGAATTATACGGAGTTGAGGGAGATAAAAGAAGTGCGCAGTTCCATTGTACGTTAGTTTTAGCCGCACCGAATCAAGAGAGTCTAGTCGTTACAGGAGAAGTACCAGGCGTGATTGGAACGATTCCTCGTGGTGAAAATGGGTTTGGATATGATCCGTTGTTCTTTGTTCCTGAGTTTGATAAAACAATGGCAGAGTTAACATCAGAAGAAAAAAATAAAGTGAGTCACCGGGCAAAAGCAATTGAAAATTTAGCTAAAGTATTTGATAAATGGATGGAGGCTTAA
- the racE gene encoding glutamate racemase: MSNNRPIGFLDSGVGGLTVVKEAMKQLPNETVYYIGDTLRCPYGPRPVEQIKQFTWEMTQFLMKKNVKMIVIACNTATAIALEEIKKTLRIPVVGVINPGARAALKLTHNNKIGVIGTAGTINSGEYGSAIHKKSPKSDVYGIACPKFVPIVESKQYSSTIAESVVSEALAPFNGKNIDTLVMGCTHYPLLKPLIRQEMGEKVKLIDSGAEAVSEVSMLLDYYDIAADATEEEKQHEFFMTGSKKMFEDISHDWLNLESISTNRITLP, translated from the coding sequence ATGAGTAATAATCGTCCAATCGGATTTTTAGATTCTGGCGTAGGTGGTTTAACCGTAGTCAAAGAAGCCATGAAACAATTACCAAACGAAACGGTTTATTATATAGGAGACACATTGCGTTGTCCATATGGTCCAAGACCAGTGGAACAAATCAAGCAGTTTACTTGGGAAATGACCCAATTTTTAATGAAAAAAAATGTGAAGATGATTGTTATTGCGTGTAATACTGCTACAGCGATTGCTCTAGAAGAAATCAAAAAGACACTTCGTATTCCAGTTGTCGGTGTGATTAATCCAGGGGCTCGTGCAGCTTTAAAATTAACTCATAATAATAAAATTGGGGTGATTGGAACAGCGGGAACAATTAACAGTGGTGAATACGGCTCAGCCATTCATAAAAAGTCACCAAAATCTGATGTTTACGGGATTGCTTGTCCTAAATTTGTTCCGATTGTTGAAAGTAAACAGTATAGCTCAACAATTGCTGAATCAGTTGTTAGTGAAGCGCTCGCTCCTTTTAATGGCAAAAATATCGATACATTAGTAATGGGCTGTACCCACTATCCGCTTTTGAAGCCTTTGATTAGGCAAGAAATGGGAGAGAAAGTGAAACTAATTGATTCAGGCGCTGAGGCAGTTAGTGAAGTGAGCATGCTCCTTGATTATTACGATATCGCAGCAGATGCCACAGAAGAAGAAAAACAACACGAATTTTTCATGACAGGTTCTAAAAAAATGTTTGAGGATATTAGCCATGATTGGTTAAATTTAGAATCAATTTCAACGAACAGAATAACACTACCGTAA
- a CDS encoding CPBP family intramembrane glutamic endopeptidase, which yields MLTKIRKTSLVYLSWWLILLSTSYFVKLVVPHKKYMLFFYLSVILVTYFSYLFLPFLLKTKNDFKRYLKQINLRFTLSGTIIAFILLLLLIISSGVHYKLGHLGILSTSFGHLNWLIYTQPPLVEELLFRGIIPSFYDNKWVKYWVSTLLFSSLHYNNGFYAILFSFVVGSLLFLLTQLTDSLIPSVIVHYIINSGLTFAIISTFFVLVIFFIFVLLKKETNELNNTSLTEK from the coding sequence ATGTTAACAAAAATAAGAAAAACGAGCCTTGTCTATCTCTCTTGGTGGTTGATCTTACTTAGTACCTCATATTTTGTAAAACTAGTTGTTCCTCATAAAAAATATATGCTTTTCTTTTATCTTAGCGTTATTTTAGTGACTTATTTTAGCTATTTATTTTTACCATTTTTATTAAAAACAAAAAATGATTTTAAACGATACTTAAAACAAATCAACTTAAGATTCACCCTATCTGGTACTATTATAGCATTTATTCTACTTTTACTATTAATTATCAGTAGCGGAGTTCACTATAAATTAGGGCATCTAGGCATACTATCCACAAGTTTTGGGCATTTAAACTGGTTAATCTACACGCAACCTCCACTTGTTGAAGAGTTATTGTTTCGAGGAATTATTCCTAGCTTTTATGACAATAAGTGGGTGAAATATTGGGTATCTACCTTACTCTTTTCATCCCTCCATTATAATAATGGCTTCTATGCGATACTGTTTTCGTTTGTTGTTGGTTCTCTATTATTTCTTTTAACCCAACTAACAGATTCACTAATTCCTAGTGTAATTGTCCATTACATCATTAATTCAGGATTGACATTTGCTATCATTAGTACTTTTTTTGTTCTTGTTATCTTCTTTATTTTTGTTTTACTGAAAAAAGAAACCAACGAATTGAACAATACTTCACTAACTGAAAAGTGA